Genomic window (Deinococcus aquiradiocola):
GCCGCCGGGGCCTTCCTTGACGGTGAAGGGGCTGCGGGACGCTTCGTCCTTGACTTCGTTCCAGTTGCGGCCGATGAAGCGCTTGACCTCGAAGAGGGTCGCGGCGGGGTTCAGGGCGGCCTGGCGGCGCGCGATCTGCCCGACGAGGCGCTCCTCGCCCTTGTAGGCGACGACGCTGGGGGTGGTGCGGGCGCCTTCGGCGTTCACGATGACTTCGGGACGGCCGCCTTCCATGACGGCGATGACGCTGTTGGTGGTGCCCAGATCGATTCCGACTGCTTTCGGCATAGTGACCTCGTGTGGTGGTGCTTGGAGTGGAGTGGTGTGTTTCGACTGCTGTGGCTGGAGTTCTGCTCCCTGGCCGGAAGCAGTTCTGAACGCCACACATCATAAGGCCACAGTTTGGTGCAGTCAATAGACCTGAGTGCAGTACGCTCAAGTTTAAGGTCGGGTGAACACTACCCCGCCCCCGCACACCCCCGCACGCCCCCACCCGAACTCTGTCTCCAGCCCCCACATTCGCGCCGCCCGGCGGCGTAGAATCGGTGAATGAAGAGGCGAGGTCAGGCGCGAACTGAACGGCCGGCGGCACGAGGGCGCCGCCCCGCTCAGCGCGAAGGGCGCAGGATCGGCACGGCACCACACCCCCCCCGGCGGAGCACCCCCCGATGACCACCCCGCCCCCCCGCAAGCCCGTCTGGCCGTGGTGGGTCCTCGGCGGCGTCGTCGCCCTGCTCCTCCTGATCGGCATCGTCGCCCCGCGCGACAACACCAGCGAACTCGCCCTCAGCGACTTCCAGACCGCGCTCGCGCAGGGCCAGGTGAGCCGCGTCGTCATCACCAACCAGAACAACCTCGCCACCGTCAGCGGCATGCTCCGCAGCGGCGCGACCTTCAGCACCCGCACCCTCAGCAGCGACCCCCTCATCAGTCTCCCCAGTCTCGAAGCGCGCGGCGTGGCCGTGCAGCTCGCGTCCACCGGACGGCTCGGCTGGGTCACGGTCCTCAGCACCGTCCT
Coding sequences:
- a CDS encoding ATP-dependent metallopeptidase FtsH/Yme1/Tma family protein; the protein is MTTPPPRKPVWPWWVLGGVVALLLLIGIVAPRDNTSELALSDFQTALAQGQVSRVVITNQNNLATVSGMLRSGATFSTRTLSSDPLISLPSLEARGVAVQLASTGRLGWVTVLSTVLTGALIVVLLVVLLRGNRQGGGDAAGAFGRSKATVHSEGQVKVSFADVAGADEAKADLVEVV